CGCTGTTGAGTTTGCACCACTTGTGAGGGTCAACACGATCTGCCCTGGCGGTGTGGCCACGGCGATGAATGATGAGGAGCCGGATGGCGGAACAAGCGCGTCAGCGCCGCTCGGGCGACGAGCGCATCCAGACGAAATCTCACCCCTAATCGACTTTCTCGCCTCTCCCGCCGCTTCGTTCATCACGGGCTCGGTCTACACCATCGACGGTGGGCTGACCGCCGTTTGAATCTTCAATACTGAACATCATCCGATCGACAACTCATTACCCAGAAAGCGAAACAATGACCAAAAACATCGTCATACAGCGCGCGGTTCGTGCAGCAGCGTTGCTCAGCATTTCCGCTCTTGCGCTGGCTGGTTGCGCAACGACGTCCTCCGACGCCAGCACCACAGCCGCCGCGGCGGGCTGTACGCCTGCAGATCCCGGCTTGACAACGTACACAGCAGGTGTGCTCACCGTCGGAGTCCCACAGAACCCGCCATATACCGTGCTCAACGGCAACAAGGCATCCGGCTACGAGATTGACATTGTGAACAAGCTCGCGGCTGCTGAGTGTCTTCCGGTCTCATACATACCCGTCACGTATGGCAACGGCATCGCGATGATCAACAATCAGAAGCGTGCCGATCTCATCACCGGAGGCTGGTATGTCACTCCGGCACGCGCTCAGCAGGTCGGTTTCACCTCGCCAATCGACTACGACGAAATGGCAATCATCTCCAAGTCGGGGATTGACACCGTGAAGGGCCTCGAATCGATTGGCGCAGTCGGCAGCGCCACCGGATTCTCGTGGCAGGGCGATATGACGAAGGTTCTCGGCGACAACTTGAAGTCATACCCCGGCACCGTCGAGATCAAACAGGATTTGCAGGCAGGCCGTATTCAGGCAGGCCTCGACGGGTACGCCGTCGCCGTGGACGCATACAAGGGAACAGACTTCAAAGTCGAGATCGCCAAGAAAGATCCGCGAATCGCGATCACGATCGACCGCCCCATCACCGCGTTCCCGATCAATAAGAGCAATAAGGCCCTGAACGATGCGCTCAGCAAGCTCATCGATCAGTACCGCAAAGACGGCACGCTTGCGAAGATCCTCACGGCCCACGGCCTTTCCGCGTCGTTGGTTGTCCCTGCCGATGTGGCGGCGAAATCCCTGCGCTAGCGGGCCCGTCGAGCCTGCGGCATGACGCCGCAGGCTCATTACCCCGGGAGGGGCTATGAATGCACAGCTGATTACCGAATCCAACAAAGTCAATCACGCTGGTGTGACAATCTCGCACCTTTCCAAAAGCTTCGGCACGAATCTGGTCCTCGACGACATCTCCATCAGAGTCAAGCCGGGCAGTGTCACGGCTTTGATTGGGCCGTCTGGATCGGGCAAGAGCACACTGCTGCGGTGCGTGAACCTTCTCGAAAAGCCAGACAAGGGAACGATCACCATTGGAGCGCAGAGCGTTGATGCGGGAACAAGGGTGTCGGAGCGTGACCTCCTCGCCTTGCGTCGCCAGGTTGGAATGGTCTTCCAATCCTTCAATCTCTTCCCGCATTTCACTGTGCTGCGCAACGTTACGTTTCCGCAACAGAAGATCCTCGGCATCAGCAAAGAAGAGGCGGAAGCCCGCGCGCTCACTCTGCTCGAGCGCGTCGGGTTGAAAGACAAAGCCCTTCAGCATCCGGCGCAGTGCTCAGGAGGTCAGCAGCAGCGCATCGCCATTGTGCGGGCACTAGCGCTGAATCCGCGCGCCATGCTGTTCGACGAACCGACCAGCGCGCTCGATCCCGAGGTGGGAGTGGAGGTGCTCGCCGTGATGCGCGAACTGGCGGAGGGCGGGATGACAATGATCGTCGTCACTCACGAGATGCAGTTTGCCCGTGATGTCGCGGATCACCTTGTTGTGATGGCCGACTCGCATTTGATCGAGGAAGGCAACCCAGCTGAGATTCTGGCGAACCCGCAACAGGAACGCACCCGACGATTCTTGAGCGCTGTTCTAGGTCGATGACATGCAAGTATTTCTGGCCGTCATCGTCGGCCTTCCACTGACGCTCTTGGTAACGGCCGCAGCGTTCGCGATTGGACTGCTGGGTGGCATACCGCTCATGTTGGGTTTGCGCTCCAAGCATCGGATCGTGCGCCTTTCCTTTCGCCTGATCGTCGACCTCATTCGCGGTGTGCCGATCATCGTTTGGCTGTTCCTCATCTACTTCGGCATCGCGATCGGTGCCTTCCGGTTCAGTTCACTCGCTGCCGCAATCGTCGGCCTCGGCCTCATCTCCTGTGCATATCTCGCCGAAATCTACCGCGGCAGCTTCACGACCCTGCCCCGCGGGCAGTCGGAAGCCGCGCAGGCGCTCGGGCTCGGCGGCCCGACCATCTTTCGCCGCATTCTCGCTCCGCAGGCGCTGCAGACAGCAATGCCATCCTTGACGACCTATCTGTTGGCCTTGCTGAAGGACTCCTCGATCGCCTCGACGATCGGCGTTCTGGAAATGGTTGGTGCCGCCACCATCTATTCACGCCAACACTCCGGAAGCGACGGTCTGACCCCGTTCTTGACCGCGGCTGGCGTCTACATCGTCGTGAGCGTGCCCTTGGCAATCGTTGCCCGGCGACTTGACTCGAAAATGTCGAGGGCCCGCTGATGGATATCGCAAGCTATCTTCCTCAGCTGGGCCAGGGGCTGATCGTCAGCCTGCAACTGACTGTCATATCCGTCTTCTTCGGCTTCATCGTCGGTCTGGTATTCGCGGTTGGCGTGGCATC
The Rathayibacter sp. SW19 DNA segment above includes these coding regions:
- a CDS encoding amino acid ABC transporter permease — protein: MQVFLAVIVGLPLTLLVTAAAFAIGLLGGIPLMLGLRSKHRIVRLSFRLIVDLIRGVPIIVWLFLIYFGIAIGAFRFSSLAAAIVGLGLISCAYLAEIYRGSFTTLPRGQSEAAQALGLGGPTIFRRILAPQALQTAMPSLTTYLLALLKDSSIASTIGVLEMVGAATIYSRQHSGSDGLTPFLTAAGVYIVVSVPLAIVARRLDSKMSRAR
- a CDS encoding amino acid ABC transporter ATP-binding protein, encoding MNAQLITESNKVNHAGVTISHLSKSFGTNLVLDDISIRVKPGSVTALIGPSGSGKSTLLRCVNLLEKPDKGTITIGAQSVDAGTRVSERDLLALRRQVGMVFQSFNLFPHFTVLRNVTFPQQKILGISKEEAEARALTLLERVGLKDKALQHPAQCSGGQQQRIAIVRALALNPRAMLFDEPTSALDPEVGVEVLAVMRELAEGGMTMIVVTHEMQFARDVADHLVVMADSHLIEEGNPAEILANPQQERTRRFLSAVLGR
- a CDS encoding substrate-binding periplasmic protein, encoding MTKNIVIQRAVRAAALLSISALALAGCATTSSDASTTAAAAGCTPADPGLTTYTAGVLTVGVPQNPPYTVLNGNKASGYEIDIVNKLAAAECLPVSYIPVTYGNGIAMINNQKRADLITGGWYVTPARAQQVGFTSPIDYDEMAIISKSGIDTVKGLESIGAVGSATGFSWQGDMTKVLGDNLKSYPGTVEIKQDLQAGRIQAGLDGYAVAVDAYKGTDFKVEIAKKDPRIAITIDRPITAFPINKSNKALNDALSKLIDQYRKDGTLAKILTAHGLSASLVVPADVAAKSLR